TACATGGAAAAAGAAAAGTGACGGGAACTGGCTGTCAATGGTTCCCGTCACTACCGTACCCCTGTGAAATCCTCTCGCCAAATTCCGGCGGTATGGATTGCCTAAATCCTTAAGCGACCTCTGAGCTTTGCGGTAATACTCACACTGAAGGAACATTCCCCTTCGCCGCTCCCGGCAACGGATCGGGAAAAGTGGACCAATCGGACTTTATCTCCTCATCGGTTAACAAACACGCATCCAAGTCGCGCTCCACTTGTAGCCGATCCATATCCACCCCGATCAGCACCAACTCCGTGACGCGATCTCCCCAAATGGGGTGCCATCGCCGTGCTGTCTCCGGTTCCGCCGCCATCACCTGCTCAATCTCTTCTTCCGACAGGGCGGCAATCCAATGGCCCATTGGTCCCACTTGAATGGATGGTCCCGCCTGCGAGAGCAGCACGGCAGTGTCATGGCGCGTGGCGAGCCAAATCATGCCTTTTGCGCACACGATTGTTTCCGGCCACTCTTCCATCCAACGGGCCAACCGTTCGGTATGAAACGGTCGCCGCCGCCGGTAGACGAAAGAAGAAATGCCGTACTCCTCCGTTTCAGGAGTATGGCTCTATTTTTGCAATTCCTGGATCCAACCGGCCGCCTGACTTGCCCGCTCCAGATCAAACAAGCCTGTGTTCAGGATTTCCGACGGGTTGATACGGCCGTGAGAAGTGCGGATCAGTTTGGCTTGCGGTTGCAGTTTGCGCAAGACAGCCTCCAATTGTTGCAACTCCGTCTCCTCCACCAGATCGCATTTGTTGAGGATCATGACGTCGCAAAACTCAATCTGGTCAATCAACAGATCGGACACATCTCGTGTGTCATCTTCACTTACTGCCTGCTGACGGTCCAACAAGGTTTCGCCCGAAGCGAAATCATGCCAGAAACGGTACGCATCCACCACGGTCACCATGCAGTCCAGCCGGCACAGTGACGAAAGATCGATACCTTGTTCCTCATCCAAATAGGTGAAGGTCTGGGCTACCGGCACCGGCTCGCTGATCCCTGACGACTCAATCAATATGTAATCAAACCGGCCCTGCCTGGCCAACCGCTCCACTTCCCGCAGCAAATCCTCCCGCAGCGTGCAGCAGATGCACCCATTGGACATCTCCACCAATTTCTCTTCCGCCCGGGACAAAAAGCCGCTCCGGTCGATCAGTCCGGCATCCACATTGATCTCGCTCATATCATTGACAATCACAGCCACTCTGAGCCCTTGCCGGTTTTGCAGAACATGGTTGAGAATGGTCGTTTTCCCTGATCACAAGTAACCGCTCAATACGGCGACCGGTATTTTCCCTTTCATTTTTCTCCTCCTAATCGAATTAATTCCTGATTTCTACGACACGAATCTCATTTTATACAAGAAAATACGTTTTGTAAATCGTAATAATTACGTTTTACAGACAAAAAAGAAGTCACCTTACTCGGGTGACATGACACATTAACCACCATATGCCCAAACCAAAACACCCACAAAACCGGCGCACGCCGCCAAACCAGCCAACCATACCGCACCGTAAGCCGAACGTCGCTGGCGGTACAACAACGGAATCATCGCCAGCAATATCAGCGCCCATAATACCAGCAACCCACCGAGGAGATATCCCTGCCATTCCGCACGTAGACCAGGATACCATTTCCCAGGAAACAATCCCTCAAACAATGGTGATACACCGACAGCCTGTACTGTTTCCGCCACGGTGTGCGGCGCTGCTTCCTGACTCATCCATGCGGTGATCGCCACCACCAGCAATATCTGGACCGCTTCCGCGCGCATCCAAGGCAGTGGATTCACCTCTTCTCCCCGCGCCAGTTTTCGGCGAATCCATCCCCCATTCACCCCGGCCGTGACCAAAACTCCCGCCGTCATCCACTGTTTGAGCAACAACGCTTCCCCGTAAGGCAATACCCAGGAAGCGACATACTCGGGATCAACGGTGCCCATCAATCCCCAACCGGCCAGAATGACAGCCGTCACGCAACCGATCGCCGTTGGAGTAAACCAACGAAGAAAAGAAAGCCAACGCGCGGTGTCTACAGTAAAGAATCCGACCACCATCAATCCACCCGCCCATACACATACCGAGGTCAGATGGACCGATTGCAAAACCCAACCGCTGATATCTGAGACGGAGGCGACGTGCCCCATCCACGACTTGATCAGGATCAACATCCATGTACCAAACAAGGCCCAACCGGCCGTCCATTTGGAGCTGCGTACATCCCGAACCTGAAGAAACAAGGCGAGCAACACCGACACTACCAACAAACCCAACCACACTTGCCCTGTACGCGAGAGAAACACCCCCAGTCGAACGGCCTCCATACACCCCGTATCCGGTTCCAAAAAAAGTACCAGACGAAGGACGGGAACAAAAGAACCAAGGCCCGCGATCAGAGCAACCAAGGGAAACAATCGGTGTGGGAGAATAACCACCGGTTTGTAATCGTCCGCCACCAGTGAAAGAAGCGCCCCGCCCGTCAACAGGGCGAGGCACGTCACTGCCATCGTCTCGGCCAATGTTTGAACCCATGCGATCATGCTTTTGGCTTCCTCCAGAACAGCCAGCCCACAATCACCGCGGTACTGAGTACCAGGATGGCCACCACCCAGATCACGGGGGAAGAAGTGGATCGTTTCACCGGAGCGGCATGTTGGTCGTGATGCGGCGTAGGCTGTTGTTTGGGTACGGGCGACGGTTTCTGACCGGCCGATGTTTTACCAGCTTTCACCTCAAAGTGAAATGACCCTTGCATCGGATGACCGTCCAATCCGATGATTTTCCACTTGGCAGTATAATGGCCATCCGGCAGGGCGGGACCCAATGTCGCTTCCAACGTATCCCCTTGAACCTTGACGGAAGACGGTTTTAATGTGTGCCCAGCTTCGTCACGGAGTTCCACCGAGCCACCCTGTTCAATGC
This portion of the Polycladomyces subterraneus genome encodes:
- a CDS encoding copper resistance D family protein; the encoded protein is MIAWVQTLAETMAVTCLALLTGGALLSLVADDYKPVVILPHRLFPLVALIAGLGSFVPVLRLVLFLEPDTGCMEAVRLGVFLSRTGQVWLGLLVVSVLLALFLQVRDVRSSKWTAGWALFGTWMLILIKSWMGHVASVSDISGWVLQSVHLTSVCVWAGGLMVVGFFTVDTARWLSFLRWFTPTAIGCVTAVILAGWGLMGTVDPEYVASWVLPYGEALLLKQWMTAGVLVTAGVNGGWIRRKLARGEEVNPLPWMRAEAVQILLVVAITAWMSQEAAPHTVAETVQAVGVSPLFEGLFPGKWYPGLRAEWQGYLLGGLLVLWALILLAMIPLLYRQRRSAYGAVWLAGLAACAGFVGVLVWAYGG
- a CDS encoding copper resistance CopC family protein, with translation MNRKWIRYIGLCLCIWLVPSLAAAHTHLKQSTPSDGETVSQPVQKLTLVFEERIEQGGSVELRDEAGHTLKPSSVKVQGDTLEATLGPALPDGHYTAKWKIIGLDGHPMQGSFHFEVKAGKTSAGQKPSPVPKQQPTPHHDQHAAPVKRSTSSPVIWVVAILVLSTAVIVGWLFWRKPKA